The window TGGGTGCCCGTTCTTcggtgcagaggcgcgagtcCTCAACCCGCTCTGCTCGGAGTTgcgaaaggcgcgcgcgtggtgACCGGCAGACAGGCGGAGAGCTCTATTGTGGacggggcggcagcgcagatgAGTGAAAACGTGGCGACCCGTCTTTCAAGTCGTCAAAGGAACTCTCCTACGCTCTACTGAGCAGGGCCCCGTGTCGCTGCCTTTTCGGTGATCCGACAGGCAAACGGCGACGCTTCGGGGGAGCGTGTGTGTTGTTGGCGACGTCACCAACGTTGGATGTCACCATAGTTGTTGTTacggtatatatatacatatcacAGTCcattatatatgtatatatatatatagggtttagggttattTATGTATCTATTAATATATCTGGTGGACTGTGACGCGTCCGCGATGGTGAAATCATGCGTCGCACGCACtgggcgtcgccttcctgaacgttttcttctctctggtATTTCCTGTCTGAGCGGTTCCCAAAGCTTGCGGTTCTCTCCTGCTGGGCTTTTGCGCAGGTGTTGCGAGACGAGCTTGAGCACAAGATTCGGGAAAACGAGCAGCTTCATGTGCAGCAGTTTGAAGAAAAGCAACAACAACAGGTTCAACAGGAGCGCCTGGAGAGGCTGGACGAGGAGCTTCAGCAGGAGCGGCACGTGTGCCAGCAGTTCCGGCAGGAGCGGGAtgaggcggagaggcgagtTCACACGCACGAAGCGCTTCTTtgtgaggagagagagcggaaacgAGAGGTCGAGGAACGGCTGAGAGAGGTGAAGACAGagacgcgtctgcagcttACAAGGTACGCTGTTGTGAAAGGTGTTTGCTGGCTTCCTCGGGGCAGAGCTCCTTTGAGCAGACCCGCGCGACCCCCTCGCCACGTGAGGCCGTGTCTACCTCAGAGAAAGTCCGCTGCTGAACAATTATTAGGCCAGTCTGCGATCGGTGCCGCGAAAGCGAGGTGAGGTTTCATCGCGTGGTTCCTTCCACTTCGTCCCTTTTTTCGTTGTTTTCTGTTCCTTCAGACTGTCTGAACAGAAGGATCGACTTGCGCGCGAGCAGGGTTGTCTTCGGCGGTATGtccagcgtcgcctgcctgtggatctgcgccgcctgcgtctcctcgcctgctACGATCTGCCctgtggcggctgcggaaCGGTAGtggctgcctgcgtcgcggcccAGAGGCAAGTCGCCTCAGCCATTGCCTCGCTCCTTGTTCGCCttcagcagctcctcgcggcCTGGGCTGAGGCTCTCCGCTCAGGCGGCGGGAggaccggcggcgcggacctACGGAGCGGGAAGGCTGCGGAGGgtcacgcagaaggcgcgggctctccaggcgcccgcgtggaGAGGTCCCTCTCCGacgaagcgacggcggcctctgctgcgggcCTCGTGGCGATCGGCGCGCAGGTAGCTGGCCGACCGCAGGCGGAGGGTTTGGTGGCGGGGGCGGCCGAAGGGGCTCGCCACCACCCGCACTCCGGGGGGGGGACTGCGAACGGCGGAGGCACGACGGCAGCTGTTTCAGGGATTCACTTTAAACTCACGGTGGCGAACCAGAAGGCTCTAGACGCTCTGctcgaggcgaggaagagtATCAACTCCATCAAGCGATACCTGCTGAGGAAACtcgtcgcgccttcttcaggGGCGGACCGCAGCGGGGCACCAGGCCCGACCCGTCTtgggggagaagaggcgagtgaaggccgcagcagaggcggacaGCTTGGGGGACAGGTGCTTCACAGGGGGCGTGCCAAGCGAGGCCTCGAACGGGAGACCGACGGGgctgacggcgacgaggaggcggttgccctcgaggcgcggcgtggcCTGCGGCATCTAGGAGTCGCCTTTCGGCGCTTCACCAGCTACTCTCTGGTTTCGCTCACTCTTGAAACGGATGCATTTCCCATTCTTGATGGAAACGAGAAGCAGCCACAGAACGGGGGCCTGTCCTTCGCATCCGGAGAGACTGCGAACGCCTTCGACAGCTTTCGGTGGTCCTCGCACCTCTCGGGGCCtggagcaggcgcagccgcgcagccgcgcagccagacgggggacgcgcggcggtcCACGACGGCCTTCATCGAGGCTTCGCGCCGACTTGACAAGTccctttcgcttcttcttgaAGTTGCGCAgcttctgtttttctcgGTGGCCAGGCCCCAGAACACGGCCGAGGGCTCAGAGGGAGGCGGGACGCCAAGAAGCCCGTTTCTCGCGAATCGCACGCCTCGGAACGAGGCCAGACCTAATGGATGCGCCAGTTCAGAATGCGTGTCCTCCGTCTCGAAACCAAGGACCGGCCCGGCTGtccctcgcggaggcggacagTGCTCCGAGAGCGAGGCTCCTTCTGGGACGAGCCGAGAGCTCGCGGGCTTCGGGTCTCCCCCGTGCGGCGGTAAAGAGGATGAGgacgctgcgctggcgcggcttTCTGGCGAACATTTCCGCCTGCTCAAGCGCGCTGTGTCATCCGGGGAGAGCGATTTGCTTTGTGAAGAGCTTTCTGAAGCAGACTCTTCAGGAaccggcgaaggcagcgggaCAAGCGAAGAGTgcgaacgccgcgccggagagagGCCCCTGCGCACTGAGCTCCGTGGACCTCATTTCCTCGGAGCATTTCGCTTCGAAGACGACCAAGATGGAAAaaaaggcgacggcgaactcCTCGAGGCAGCAAGGCGATCGGCCGTGGCTCAAGCAGTGGCGATATCTGCAATGAAACACGACGTCGCGAAACAAATGCTGCAGCAAGTCTTCCTCAAACACCTGGAAAGGGCCATGATGTGCATGGGTAGGTCATCACTCGAGAGCGCCCCAATcgagaaaaagcggaaaGGTAGCCTCTTTGTTGTGGCGCCGCGGAATCCACTGTGGTgggcgacgccttcgcccgccAACGCGGTGtagctgtagtcattatacCTGTTGATTTAGCATAAGCGTAGAtccaatccggtagtaaggTATACGGTAGTAGTTAATCTACTATATCAGACCATTCGCTGGTGGAATCCCACTGCCTACAGTAATCAAGACGATCACACTATCTAACCAAGCTCGAATTTCACAGAGTAGAGCTAGGTTtgtgagagaggacataaatactaaccAACTTCTTCGGTCCCATGGTGTTTAGTAAGTTACGTGCGTGGAGATGagttacgttccgtacagttgtaggtaaagGTGACTGACCCGAAAAGTCGACGCACATTCGTCGCGTGGCGTTGCcgtcgcatgcatgcctgCGGCAATTGCTAAGAGactgctgcctcttcctcctgctaAAACGTGAGCGGTGTGCTTCCCAGCTCCAGGTTTAGAGTTATCTCTGAGCCTTCCTTGCTCAGATACACATGCTCTGTATACCGGCGCGTGTGCTGCtttgtctctgcagcgaccATGGAAGGGTGTATCTCGGCGCGGATGTGTCGGCCTCACGTCGTCGAGGGTCACTTGCTTCCGCTTTCTGGGTGAGTGTCGTCTGTTACTCTGGTGATTCCACAGCTGTTCGTCTAGAGTCCTCTTTCGCGGGTTGGcttccgccttcgtctccggaCCTCCGAGGACCTTCCGGCCCTTTCGTTTTTGCCGGCGGGCCATTCACAAGGATCCGCGCGAGATTGTGGCTGCGTTGTCGTCCATGTGTCCGTTTGCTtgcagcggaggcaacgCAATGGTGAATCTTGTGCAGGCCGCCAAGTTAATTGACTCTTACATGCCGATTTCGGCTCTCCTCCCTCACTTGTCGGGAGTCGCGGAGAAGCCAGTCGGCTCCATCGGCGTCGACGCGAAGATAGTCTCTGCGTCGCAtctctcgtcgctcgcgcggcgcgacttGGGCGTCGCTTTCGCTTCAGGGGGCGGGGGCCTCCTGAGCAGAGCGCAGACGACTACCAGCAGCTCTGCCATCCTccgcgagggcctgcagctcctcttctcctcgcgcctgaCCCTCTGGGTCCGCTTCCTCCACCTCCCGGTCCTCGACTCCGCCCTTCACGAGTGAGCCCGCGTGAAGACAATGAGCCAGGAGTCTCTGCTCACCGCCTGCCGACGCCTTGCTCTTCGGATATTCTGTTGTCTCGCCCCACCCGGCCTGACCCCAGGGGAGGCTCGCTCTTCGGAGTGCACTGCAAACGGGGCAACTGTAAAAAGAGGGAAGGATGGGTGAATGATCTTGTGTTTTTGAGTTCGTGCACTGCGAGTGTCTGGGCGCATGCGTTCTGACGGCATCGGGGAGAGACTGGAGACTCGCTTCATGGAGGCCCATAGTAAAGTTTTTCGCTTCCGCGGTGCCTGCCTGGCAAAGCGTGGTTCCTGAATTCGTCTGGCAGTCAAATCTGTCCGCAGACAGAGCGAAGGGGAGCACCCATCAGTCGAGAAGGCCTCTGAAGTCGTACCCCGCCGCGGGGCCGACGGGTGGTTTGACAAGAGGGGAGAGAGTGCGTGGGCACGGTCGGCAGGCGGGGGCACTCTGACATACTTAACTGTATTTCTGTGGAGACTCGCGCGTGGCCTCCGGTTTGTGCGCGGCCACTGCAGCCCGGGGCTGCCCCGGGTTTCTGTTCCGTTTTTGCTTGCGGATGATCGCCCTGCGTTGCCGCCCGTCTCGCCATTTCCAGTCCCTTCTCGCTTGGTCTAGTTTATCTATCGTCTCCGCGTGTCTGAATGGATGGAGCGTGGGTCGATTCTGCAGGGagcgctgcttcttctttctcctgtTCGGTCGTTCACCTGCTTTACAGGCTGAAGAGCTTCATGAAGCATCAACGGGAGGTGCTTAGAGACGCCCCGCCTCGCATGCTGCGTGATGACGCGGTTTACTTCAGAGAGGAAGTTCAGGTCAGCCAcgaggggagggggcggggggcgttTCCCTGTTCGTCTGCTTTGTCTCCTGGTGTTTCTGTGCTCTGGGGGAGGTGTTTAAGGAGCCCTTCGCAACAGTATGCAGGCAGCACACACCTGAGCCGTTTTCCAAAGGTTGCGCGTCCTTCGAAGGCTCTGGCATTTGTTGTGGAACGTGCATGTCACCACCGTCGATTCAGGCAGTCTGGTGTTTCTGGTCGGCTCATCCCGCGCGGCTTGTCTTTTTGATGTGATAAGACGGTGGTGGCGAGGAGGTGCCGTGCCCAGGCACCTCCCGTCGAAGAAAAGGTGCGTGTGCAGCTCAGGTCTCTTGTTGCGTCGTGTGCCTGGCGCGCTTgtccgcctgcgcagagactGGCTATTGcagagcagcgcctcgagcagcAACTGGAATCCGTTAGGCTTGACTTCGATGAGGTGTTGGAGGAACGCGCTCAGGTATGCGGCTTCTCgtggggggcggcgggggccgtCGAACTCGCCGGTGTGTGTTGCCCAGGAggctgcttcgcgtgcggTGCTTCCTCGGGTCGAGAGCAAGCCCAcctctgcgtcgcagcaCCGCGTCCCCGTCGGCCGAAAAGAAATCTGTCGTTTTTAGGCAGTCGGTGGGGGAGGttgggggaagggggggacGCTAGGTTTCCCGAGACGCCATCTCTTCCGGCAGTTGTGTcgtccgcgctgccgcttgttctcagctgctgcaggacgccgaggagctccgcggccgacACGCCATCGTCCAAGCTCGTCTAGAAGTAAGACAAACTTGCTTCATTCATTTGGGgcgtgcggaggcggcgggtgGACTTCACACGGCTTGGCTTGATGTATGCGAGCCCCTAGCGCAAACTGCGTGGCTGGGGGAACTTTGAGATCGTGCTgtgacggcgagaagggaagtgcgtttcaaagaaaagggatgtcTGGCCGGAAAGTTAGCGTCGAAGACgtataaccgatagtctcaacgTATATACAGACAAACAAGTTCTTTATAACTCCAGTACACCAacaccccactggactgcttaagacagctaaagTGTTCAGCGTATCGTGGAAGGTGCTGAGGCCTCTGACGGCGCGCGTATCTCAAGCCAGAAACTCCACGtgcggaggacgagggcgcggtCAGGTATGCGGGGGGCCCGGCCTTCACGATCGCGACGAGGGGCGGTGCTGCGGTATTGTATTTGCGTAAATCGATTGAGGTGCGAAGAGCCCGCTGTTGCGAAGATAGGTTGCGATCTGCGCAAGTCCATGGCTGCCTATTTTTCTCGCGAGGATGTCTTTTGATTttcagctcgcgcgcggaccGTTCGCCTCCggtgaggaggcggcagagggcgaccTGGAAAACGTGTTAGAGTCGGGCACACGGAGGGACCCCGATGATGTCTGCGTTCCTTCGAAGGCACTccaaggcgaagacgccgcaggtcAGTACTTCTTCCTTCGCAGGACCACAAACAAGCTCAAGAGTGCGTGGTCATGCGTCCCACTACACGTGAACCGGGGAATTCCTTGTTCGAAGGCCACCAAGAGCAGTCCACGTGGGAGGGGATGGAGGGGAAGGGCAGCGCGTGGCGGGGTGGGGTGAGTGGAGCCGTGGTCGGCTTCCCAGAAGAACCTCGTGAAGAGAAAGACAAGACTCGTTCGCGTTGGCGCGGTGGTGACTCAGGCTCCGAAGGCTTGGATGCAGCCatggcagcagcggctgctgcagaggacgcgtgcgccgcgaccTCGAGGCTAATGGTGATggcgagcgagggcggctgcctctccaGCCCCGAAATCCCTTCGGTGCTGGGCTGCTCATCTCGagaagctgccgcggccaTGATTAAAACGGCTCTTCTGCAGCACGGGTGAGACAAAGAACTCGCCAGAGAGTCATGCGCCTTCTTTCTTGAGGCAACTCTGGGTTGAGAGAGGCCGAATCTTGTGAGTCTGCTGGGTGACGCCCTCGGTACTACGGCACAGCCTGCCCGCTTGCAGACTCAGCCTCGCGTCgagcgtctgcctctgccaGCACAGCGCTTGGTTTTTTCTGGTTCATTCCAACTGTCGCATATGGGAATCTGTGGTTTGGTCTCGCAGAAGTGTCTACGCACCTTCCTCGGGCTCAGCtctgtccgccgcggcggccagtgcggcggcagctgtggTGGCGGCTCTCGAGTGTCAAGAGtcctccgcagaggaggctgGCAAAGACACGAAGTGCATGGCAGGGTGCCAGCGCGAGCTCCGACAGACCTACGTCCAGCAGGTTCAGCAGCTGTTGCAACACATCCAGACGAGCGAGGATGCCCTTGCGGCGCTGAAGATGCAGCTCAGTAGTTGCTTGAAAGTAAGGCCAAGAGATGCCCTATGCGGAACATATTTACAGCAGGCACTCTGCGTAGCCTCTCTGGATATTGATTGCAGTCAGTATACCAGCAGGCATACAAGCCCCGCACGCAGCGGGCTGGCAGGGTCCTGTCGCTCTGCAAAGTCCgtggcgccgcacgcgagctCCTTGCGTGGTCTGACAGGCAACCGCATCAGCTCGCGCGTACGGAAAGATGCGAGAGGAATAGTGGATACAGCAacgtccgcgcgctgctgatCGCGCTTGGCAGTCGCTTCAGTCGCTTTGAACGCATGCTGTGCGCAGACAATCCATTCACTTGGTAgtcagcggcagcagcttcaGAGACAGATTCAAGAGCAacgaagcgcggcgacggaggcagccAGTGCGGCACGCCTAGCGGAAGTGAAGTACATGGAGCAGCTCTCGCTGCTCAGCGAGCATTACTGTCAGGTCAGTGAGCTGCTGCTTTGCTTCGGGTGACGGCGAGTGGGAGCGCGGAGCTTCGAATACGACCGTGCAGAGTACTTCCAGCTCACCTCCACTCATATGTCGTGGTGCAGTATCAGCAAATCTATGTTTCCTGGTCGTCTGTAGCAGAGACAGTTCGGAGATGCTGCTCTAACCTATACGGCGTACGTCGCGTGTGGAATGCGGGTTCGAGCCCGACGGCGCAAATGACGCGCCGCTTGGCGCTTCTGGTCGTCACCTTTCCACGTGGAGGCTTCTTGTGTTCGCGCGGCGGGGTCTTTGCCTGTATgcgcgcaggagggagagaagcggaaggtTGTCGAGGTACTCATGGAAGATGTCCGGCAGCACCGAATTCTGTGCGGGAGGTGCGGCGTCTGGAACTCCTTGGGTAAGGCTGTGTCTCTCGCAAGGCCCGCGACAGCTTCGGTCACGCCCGCAGCTTCCTGTCGAACTGCCGCCGGAGTCTGCAGGGTCTTCCGCGCGATATTCTgtgagcagctgctgcaggagcggGGCACGAGCCTCGCAGCTTGTGGGGAGCCACGAGGGGTGGTGACGAAACTACGTATGGTGCCGCTTGTTTGCCTAGCTTGTCGTTGCCGACCAGGGAAAAGTGACTTCCAGGTCAGGCCAAAAAGGCTCGATTTGgctgtgcgtcgccgcgcctcgtaAAGGGGACATAACTGGCCGTCTTCGCGTTGTGTGAACGATTTGCTCAGGTTCTCTACTTGATGCCGACAGTGGAGGAACGTGCACGATGTGCCACGGGAGAGTGATTGAACCTCCGACgtgaagcgccgcagctgccgtgAATGAGAGCAAAGCTGTCAGAGTCCAAAGAAAGGGCATGAAAGTAGCAGTTGATATGTGAATCGCAGCTCCTTGAGCACAGCAGATCTGTGGCAAACATGGAAGCGGAGGATTCACCTACCAGAACGCAACAACCAACTTGAGTTCTGTTTGTCTCTCTGATTACGAAATAACGCACAAGACCGTATCTTTGATCCGTCGCGCTGAACGCGACGGGCGCCCCACGGTGTGATGGTAGGAGAAGGTCTTCGTACACTAGTCCTTCTGTAGGACAGAATTCCGCATCGTAGCTGCTCAGCACATTGGTAACTGCCAGAAAATGCAGTGTTGAGTGTACGGAAAAGAACTCGTTTCGATAGAAGAAATGCTTTTGCAGGCCAGTTGCAGTTGGGGAAGGCGGCTTTTGTTTGAGCCAGAAGTTTGcggtgggggggagggcgggaaGGGGTCAGGTGGAAGCGGTACTGCGCAATCAGGCAGCCTGAATAAGGGCTACGTCTTGTTCAGTAACAATGGAGTATCTTCACTGATGCAGCCATCCTTCAGCGCTCATGAAGGATGATCATTTCATCTGTCTTTCTCCACGAGCGTTGCTCCTCTAGATAGCACAGTCGCTGACTACCGATATGTGCATGATTTCTGAGCAATATGGGGAGAAACAGGAAATACCCATCTTAACGCGGACGGcttggctgcggcgcatATGTATCGCATCATTTGCGGCCCTCTAAAGAAGCCCAAACGTGTAATATGCAGAAATTGATTGTCAGCCTGTACGGAGCGTGATCTATAGCTGGGCAAGGTGGAGTGCGGACGGCAAAGCACCTACACAACGCTAAAACCAGTTGAGCGCGCTAAAGGGGATTCCGGTGTACGTGAGCCTCCAGATTCCCTAGAGGCTACACAACCAGGAAGCCTTCTGAATGTAACGCGGGCAAGATGGGATCACGAGCTACATTAGCGTCGCAACGTGGCACGTAGCGGCCGCTTAGAACAATCTGACTCATTGTTTAGAACGATATGGCCATAGCAACCATTGCTACGTACCCCATCCACCCTCCCAGCGATAGCGAATTTTCTCGTGCTCTCCAAAAAAGCAGATTGCCCGACGATCACCGACGCAAGGGCGCCTCACGAGCCACGCACGAAACCAACTCAGCGATAAGCCCCTAGCACGCCAGTCGAGCTCGAGCACCCTCACCGCCGCCTCGATGCTGGATGCCGGGCTCGGCCTGTTGCACCGGCGGCGTCTAGCGGCATGGTCACACATTTCATTTTCCTCGAGTTCTACTATCGCATCGAACGGTTACTGCGTTTAGCTGCGAGCACTCACCAACAATGTCGTTCTTTAAAAGCAAACGTGTGGTTGCCGTGGCGCTCCTCGTAGGGCTCTCTGCGACAGTCGATGCGGCTCCGGCCGTTGCGGATCCGAGCGTTGAAAGTTTCTTTGGCGCAGACGCGTTAGCGGAGGAGAGCTACATCGATTCCCTTTCGCAGATGGATGGTGTCGAGGGTGAGGTGGATGGGCATGATGATAAGGACAAAGGAAAGGACAAGGATGACGGGAAGGATAAGAAGCGTCCACCTCCTCCGCCACCCACAACTACGACAACGACGCGGCCAACAACCAcaacgcggcggcctccctcGAAGCACATTCCGGCTCCACCAACAAAGCAtgttccgccgccgccaagcAAGCAcatgccgcctcctccggcgaaACAtaccccggcgccgccgacgaagcACGTTCCACACCCGCCTCCGGCTAAGCACATACCCCCACCTGCAAAGCATGTGCCAGCGCCCCCTGCCGAGGGCACACCGGTTCCCGTCCCAGTTCCTAGCCCGGTGATGACGAAGGCGAAGTTCAAGAaactgctgcttcttctgaTGCTCGGCTCACAGCGCTTCAAGAAGATCATGTCTGACGAGGACCACAACGGCGTGGCTGAGTTGATTCGAGATTACGACACTGGCAAGCTTGAGGATCTGGAGCACATGCTCTGGGAGTCTTACCAAGAGAGCGCCGGGACGGAAGACGACTTCGCCACATTCTTCCGTCAGCTGAAAGATGTCGCGATGGAGTAGTGGACGCTGGGCTACATTGTGCGGCGTGCGCTGGTTCATCCACGGTGGTTGTTAGTTGTGCGTCAATAAGATGCTGAGTGTTTTTGTTCGATGAAACGCAAACAAACCGCTCAATGAGGTTTCGCTCTGCGACAACGTTGGCGCAAGTGGGGTGAGTTCCGTGCTTTCGGTAGATGACCCCCACCGCCCCTGGAGCTCGGCCGGAGAGGCCTTGCTCAGTGAGCGGCAGAGCGGCATGCGCATTGCAGGCAAGTGGTCTGCGTTTCAGTGAAGAGGTGCATAACACTAGACGGCAGCTTTGGAGTCAAAAGGCAGTTGCGCTAGTGCAGACAGTACCGCACTGTGTTCTTTCAGGGGGCGCGAGGCACGGATTGAACGGCGCTGTAGCTCCGCACGGTACCGATTTCCTAGTGCAGATAGTTAACTGTCAGCTCATGACGGGGCTTAGCCGGAGTCGGAGGCATGAGCCACCTGCCATTCGCTAGAAGCACATGCCAAAAAGACACGTTCGccgtgcggctgcgcgaggcggaacAGCAGAACTCAACAGACAGACAGCTACCCGTCAGGGGCGCTGCCGTAGCACGAGGGGCAGCCATTGAACGAGGTGAAGGTACAGAAGGCGGAGCTAGCTGCGACGTTTCGGCAAGTGGCATGAGCTCGATCCGAGACTTTGCCGCGAAGATATATGTCCTCGAATCCCCCCTTCGTGCCAGTGGGCAGGCAACCTCTGAGCGAATATACGTAACGAATATACGTAACGACTAGATGCGAGCACCCACGCTACGTTCC is drawn from Besnoitia besnoiti strain Bb-Ger1 chromosome VI, whole genome shotgun sequence and contains these coding sequences:
- a CDS encoding hypothetical protein (encoded by transcript BESB_069640); its protein translation is MRPVLPAGPPGPQGGGSPLAGTENGGVSPALGGGEALDLDMVEKLKQKYIKCKQQNDRLKQVLLQMQQDGEQRASAQQQEQVATLQKHVEQLQQQLKVREMEQRQHMEELDTLQYTNRKQKQQLQLLQQQAAAAAATGAAGGGGAAKWGIGLLSGATAGSAAKEENEKRLMEELQVLRDELEHKIRENEQLHVQQFEEKQQQQVQQERLERLDEELQQERHVCQQFRQERDEAERRVHTHEALLCEERERKREVEERLREVKTETRLQLTRLSEQKDRLAREQGCLRRYVQRRLPVDLRRLRLLACYDLPCGGCGTVVAACVAAQRQVASAIASLLVRLQQLLAAWAEALRSGGGRTGGADLRSGKAAEGHAEGAGSPGARVERSLSDEATAASAAGLVAIGAQVAGRPQAEGLVAGAAEGARHHPHSGGGTANGGGTTAAVSGIHFKLTVANQKALDALLEARKSINSIKRYLLRKLVAPSSGADRSGAPGPTRLGGEEASEGRSRGGQLGGQVLHRGRAKRGLERETDGADGDEEAVALEARRGLRHLGVAFRRFTSYSLVSLTLETDAFPILDGNEKQPQNGGLSFASGETANAFDSFRWSSHLSGPGAGAAAQPRSQTGDARRSTTAFIEASRRLDKSLSLLLEVAQLLFFSVARPQNTAEGSEGGGTPRSPFLANRTPRNEARPNGCASSECVSSVSKPRTGPAVPRGGGQCSESEAPSGTSRELAGFGSPPCGGKEDEDAALARLSGEHFRLLKRAVSSGESDLLCEELSEADSSGTGEGSGTSEECERRAGERPLRTELRGPHFLGAFRFEDDQDGKKGDGELLEAARRSAVAQAVAISAMKHDVAKQMLQQVFLKHLERAMMCMATMEGCISARMCRPHVVEGHLLPLSGGGNAMVNLVQAAKLIDSYMPISALLPHLSGVAEKPVGSIGVDAKIVSASHLSSLARRDLGVAFASGGGGLLSRAQTTTSSSAILREGLQLLFSSRLTLWVRFLHLPVLDSALHELKSFMKHQREVLRDAPPRMLRDDAVYFREEVQRLAIAEQRLEQQLESVRLDFDEVLEERAQLLQDAEELRGRHAIVQARLELARGPFASGEEAAEGDLENVLESGTRRDPDDVCVPSKALQGEDAAGSEGLDAAMAAAAAAEDACAATSRLMVMASEGGCLSSPEIPSVLGCSSREAAAAMIKTALLQHGSVYAPSSGSALSAAAASAAAAVVAALECQESSAEEAGKDTKCMAGCQRELRQTYVQQVQQLLQHIQTSEDALAALKMQLSSCLKTIHSLGSQRQQLQRQIQEQRSAATEAASAARLAEVKYMEQLSLLSEHYCQEGEKRKVVEVLMEDVRQHRILCGRCGVWNSLGSLLDADSGGTCTMCHGRVIEPPT
- a CDS encoding hypothetical protein (encoded by transcript BESB_069650): MSFFKSKRVVAVALLVGLSATVDAAPAVADPSVESFFGADALAEESYIDSLSQMDGVEGEVDGHDDKDKGKDKDDGKDKKRPPPPPPTTTTTTRPTTTTRRPPSKHIPAPPTKHVPPPPSKHMPPPPAKHTPAPPTKHVPHPPPAKHIPPPAKHVPAPPAEGTPVPVPVPSPVMTKAKFKKLLLLLMLGSQRFKKIMSDEDHNGVAELIRDYDTGKLEDLEHMLWESYQESAGTEDDFATFFRQLKDVAME